In the genome of Candidatus Reidiella endopervernicosa, one region contains:
- a CDS encoding GspE/PulE family protein, whose translation MVAEEAFDALDDNAAPVIKLVNQIIVDAYNSDVSDIHIEPGKGDDDASVRYRVDGICNLHLTLPANYVPAIVSRIKVMSSLDISERRLPQDGKLKVKIRDKMIELRIATLPTVNGEGVVMRILAASEPLPISRLNLSERNHDRLIEGVSQPHGIFLVVGPTGSGKTTTLHAVLGHLNKPDRKIWTAEDPVEITQKGLSQVQVKPKIGLTFAAALRSFLRADPDIIMIGEMRDAETAEAGIEASLTGHLVLSTLHTNSAPETITRLLDIGLNAINFSDALNGVLAQRLVRTLCPKCKTTSAATDEEYNHLQLLYGKEQFSELGYEREGLELHRAVGCKACSNTGYRGRTGVHELLIASPEIKEMIYHGATASEIRDRAVEEGMRTLLQDGVWKLLKGDTDLEQLKRIVSD comes from the coding sequence TTGGTCGCCGAAGAGGCCTTCGATGCACTCGATGACAACGCTGCACCCGTTATTAAACTGGTCAACCAGATTATCGTTGATGCATACAACTCCGATGTCTCCGATATCCATATCGAACCGGGTAAGGGCGATGATGATGCCTCAGTCAGATACCGCGTCGATGGCATCTGCAACCTGCATCTCACGCTACCAGCCAACTACGTTCCTGCGATCGTCTCACGCATCAAGGTGATGTCGAGTCTCGATATCTCAGAGCGTCGTCTACCTCAGGATGGCAAGCTGAAGGTCAAAATCCGCGACAAGATGATTGAGCTGCGTATCGCCACACTACCCACCGTCAATGGTGAAGGGGTGGTAATGCGTATTTTGGCTGCCAGTGAACCGCTACCTATTTCGCGCCTCAATCTCAGTGAACGTAACCACGACAGGCTGATTGAGGGCGTCTCTCAGCCTCACGGAATCTTCCTGGTGGTCGGCCCGACCGGTTCGGGCAAAACCACCACGCTACATGCCGTACTCGGCCATCTGAACAAACCCGATCGTAAGATCTGGACCGCTGAGGATCCGGTCGAAATCACCCAGAAGGGGCTTAGCCAGGTTCAGGTGAAACCAAAAATCGGACTCACCTTCGCCGCAGCTCTGCGCTCATTCCTGCGTGCAGACCCGGATATCATCATGATCGGCGAAATGCGCGATGCCGAGACCGCCGAGGCGGGCATCGAGGCCTCTCTCACCGGCCACCTGGTGCTCTCAACCCTGCACACCAACTCAGCGCCCGAGACGATTACCCGACTGCTCGATATCGGCCTCAACGCAATCAACTTCTCCGATGCGCTCAATGGTGTGTTAGCGCAAAGACTGGTCAGAACGCTCTGTCCGAAGTGTAAAACCACCTCTGCAGCCACCGACGAAGAGTACAACCACCTGCAACTACTCTACGGAAAGGAGCAGTTCTCTGAGCTCGGTTACGAGCGCGAGGGGTTAGAACTCCACCGCGCAGTCGGCTGTAAAGCGTGTAGCAATACCGGCTATCGCGGTCGTACTGGTGTACACGAGTTGTTGATCGCATCGCCTGAGATCAAGGAGATGATCTATCACGGTGCCACCGCCTCAGAGATTCGTGATCGAGCGGTAGAGGAGGGAATGCGCACCCTGCTTCAAGACGGTGTCTGGAAGCTACTCAAGGGTGATACCGATTTGGAACAGTTAAAACGAATCGTCTCCGACTAA
- a CDS encoding GAF domain-containing protein, whose product MLRIDDVYDEKALQRIHPNLCFNTHFDNTSGYRTKSMMVTPIKKDGVMLGVMQVLNHIEEKTFTEVDLHNAVKLATIIGNRFKSGSRYFCGSMFWASKPKQAANT is encoded by the coding sequence GTGCTACGCATTGATGACGTCTATGATGAGAAAGCGCTGCAGCGCATCCATCCTAATCTCTGTTTTAACACCCACTTTGACAATACCTCCGGTTATCGCACCAAGTCGATGATGGTCACACCGATCAAAAAAGATGGCGTAATGCTGGGTGTCATGCAGGTGCTCAACCATATCGAAGAAAAAACCTTCACTGAAGTTGATCTGCATAACGCCGTCAAACTGGCCACCATTATCGGCAACCGATTTAAATCGGGGAGTCGCTATTTTTGCGGAAGCATGTTTTGGGCATCCAAGCCCAAGCAAGCGGCAAATACTTAA
- the bioA gene encoding adenosylmethionine--8-amino-7-oxononanoate transaminase, which produces MKKQISNTDHADWLSFDAEHIWHPYNTVIDPLPNLPVVAAEGVYLQLEDGRRLIDGMSSWWSAIHGYNVPQLNQAIIEQSQKMAHVMFGGITHPSAVELARRLIDLTAEPLHHVFFADSGSVSVEVAIKMAIQYWITTGKGRKRRLLTVRNGYHGDTFGAMAVTDPDNSMHSLFKEIVAEHLFAPAPNCQNDQADITAFERLISNHHDELAAVILEPIVQGAGGMRFYCPDYLRQVRSLCDRHDVLLILDEIATGFGRTGTLFAYEQADIVPDILCIGKALTGGYMTLAATLTTNRVAYGVSADGQGVLMHGPTFMANPLACSVATASIDLLLDSPWQSRVAAIEKQLQSELAPCEQSELVKKVRCLGAIGVVELTQPVDMAWLQPRLVEEGVWIRPFGRLIYLMPPYIIEPEQLSQLTSAVVTVICEMDAQ; this is translated from the coding sequence GTGAAAAAACAGATCTCCAACACCGATCATGCCGACTGGCTCAGCTTCGACGCTGAGCATATCTGGCACCCCTACAACACCGTTATCGATCCACTGCCCAATCTGCCAGTCGTTGCAGCAGAGGGTGTCTATCTGCAGCTTGAAGATGGCCGACGTCTAATCGATGGCATGTCCTCCTGGTGGTCGGCAATCCACGGTTACAACGTGCCGCAACTCAATCAGGCGATTATTGAACAGAGCCAGAAGATGGCTCATGTTATGTTCGGCGGTATCACCCACCCTTCCGCCGTTGAGCTTGCCAGGCGTCTCATCGATCTCACCGCTGAACCTTTACACCACGTTTTTTTCGCCGATTCAGGCTCAGTCTCAGTTGAAGTGGCGATCAAAATGGCCATCCAGTATTGGATAACCACGGGCAAGGGCAGGAAGCGTCGTCTGTTAACCGTTCGTAATGGCTATCATGGCGATACCTTCGGTGCGATGGCGGTTACCGACCCCGACAACAGCATGCATTCACTCTTCAAAGAAATCGTTGCAGAGCATCTCTTTGCGCCAGCACCAAACTGTCAGAACGACCAAGCAGACATCACTGCATTTGAACGGTTAATTTCGAACCACCACGACGAACTGGCCGCAGTGATTCTTGAACCGATCGTACAGGGGGCGGGAGGTATGCGTTTCTACTGCCCTGACTATCTGCGACAGGTTCGTTCACTCTGTGATCGCCACGATGTGCTGCTGATACTTGATGAGATCGCCACTGGCTTTGGCCGTACCGGTACCCTGTTTGCCTACGAACAGGCCGATATCGTTCCCGACATCCTCTGTATTGGCAAGGCACTCACTGGTGGATATATGACGCTTGCAGCAACACTGACCACCAATAGGGTGGCCTACGGAGTTAGTGCCGATGGTCAAGGCGTGTTAATGCATGGTCCCACCTTCATGGCCAATCCACTTGCCTGTAGCGTTGCCACTGCCAGTATCGATCTACTGCTCGACTCACCCTGGCAATCTCGGGTTGCGGCCATTGAGAAGCAGCTCCAGTCAGAATTGGCACCCTGTGAACAGTCTGAGCTTGTCAAAAAGGTGCGTTGCCTTGGAGCTATCGGTGTTGTGGAGTTAACGCAGCCTGTCGATATGGCCTGGCTACAGCCTCGGCTGGTCGAGGAGGGTGTCTGGATTCGCCCCTTCGGACGGCTGATCTATCTGATGCCACCCTATATCATTGAACCGGAGCAACTCTCACAGTTGACCAGCGCCGTCGTCACCGTTATCTGCGAGATGGATGCGCAATAA
- a CDS encoding rhodanese-like domain-containing protein — translation MKSVQKLLASTAMAALLALPASAMADHHGEMKVKITPKIGKVSVMHNGKSVDIMRNQDQSHMVNPAFAKTSRKCPPFCIQPMNLGSGVETVGEVEVIHYAKRLSDGDSSVMLVDSRTPEWVTRGTIPGAVNIPFTKLAPSMGADPVTIADQMIEFGAKEQDGMWDFRDAKTIVLFCNGMWCGQSPMSIKTLLRFGYPADKIKWFRGGMQTWEVLGLTIVK, via the coding sequence ATGAAATCTGTTCAAAAACTTCTTGCTTCTACCGCAATGGCCGCACTACTCGCTCTGCCTGCTTCGGCAATGGCTGATCACCACGGTGAGATGAAGGTAAAGATCACACCTAAGATTGGTAAGGTTTCCGTGATGCACAACGGCAAGTCTGTTGACATCATGCGTAATCAGGATCAGAGCCATATGGTTAATCCTGCGTTTGCCAAGACCTCACGTAAATGTCCGCCCTTCTGCATTCAGCCAATGAACCTGGGTTCTGGTGTTGAGACCGTTGGTGAAGTAGAGGTCATTCACTATGCCAAGCGTTTGAGTGATGGCGACAGCTCTGTGATGCTAGTCGATTCGCGCACCCCTGAGTGGGTTACCCGTGGCACCATCCCAGGTGCTGTGAATATCCCCTTCACCAAGTTGGCCCCTTCAATGGGTGCTGACCCTGTCACCATCGCCGATCAGATGATCGAATTTGGTGCCAAGGAGCAGGATGGTATGTGGGACTTCCGCGATGCGAAGACTATCGTGCTTTTCTGTAACGGTATGTGGTGTGGTCAGTCGCCCATGTCGATTAAGACCCTGCTTCGCTTCGGCTACCCTGCTGATAAGATCAAGTGGTTCCGTGGCGGTATGCAGACCTGGGAAGTGCTGGGTCTGACAATAGTCAAATAG
- a CDS encoding sigma-54 interaction domain-containing protein — MSCEKKPSCEQIIDILPDPFVVIDNQFHIVAANHRYCDKYGVAHEDIVGRFCYEVSHHSSVPCSHHGEHCPQEDVFRKGKPSQVIHVHYDQHGHEERVQLQATPILDEDGNVLYMGEYVYPLSQAFEDHVQLIGRSRAFLQMTGLLQRVAPTQTTVLLLGESGTGKECVAQYLHNYSNRANGPYVVVDCAALGSNLIESELFGHEKGAFTGAAGCKKGLFEAAHGGTLFIDEIGELPLDLQTKLLRALETGTIRRIGGTDYIKVDVRVIAATHRDVKHMVAEGTLRKDLYYRLSAFPVTIPALRERLDDVPALAENFLSRLEDGDRHIPLSPEVISRLLEYDYPGNVRELRNIIERAAILAYGGVLDPEHLVFESTRSDSTEPSGYSMGRRRPAKLLNRRSGRLTDDEIMETLEQCKGHRASAAAELGVSERTLYRYIQRMRGDEAEA, encoded by the coding sequence ATGTCATGTGAAAAGAAACCAAGCTGCGAACAGATCATCGATATTCTTCCTGATCCATTTGTAGTGATAGATAACCAGTTTCATATCGTTGCAGCCAATCATCGCTACTGCGATAAATATGGAGTTGCCCACGAAGATATCGTCGGTCGATTCTGTTATGAAGTCTCACACCACTCCAGTGTCCCCTGTAGCCATCATGGCGAGCACTGTCCTCAGGAAGATGTCTTCCGCAAGGGCAAGCCGAGCCAGGTAATCCACGTTCACTACGATCAGCATGGTCACGAGGAGCGTGTTCAGCTGCAGGCGACACCCATTCTGGATGAGGATGGCAATGTGCTCTACATGGGAGAGTACGTCTATCCACTCAGCCAGGCATTCGAGGACCACGTTCAGCTGATCGGTCGTTCACGTGCCTTCCTGCAGATGACGGGTCTGTTGCAGCGTGTAGCGCCTACCCAGACCACCGTGCTTCTGCTCGGTGAGAGCGGTACCGGTAAGGAGTGCGTTGCTCAGTATCTGCACAACTACTCCAACCGTGCCAATGGCCCCTATGTGGTGGTCGACTGTGCCGCACTCGGTTCCAATCTGATTGAGAGCGAGCTATTCGGTCACGAGAAGGGCGCCTTTACCGGTGCTGCAGGATGCAAGAAGGGACTGTTTGAAGCAGCTCACGGCGGTACGCTGTTTATCGATGAGATTGGAGAGCTCCCTCTCGATCTACAGACCAAGCTGCTGCGTGCGCTGGAGACTGGCACCATTCGTCGCATTGGCGGAACTGATTACATCAAGGTCGATGTGCGCGTTATTGCGGCGACCCATCGTGATGTTAAACATATGGTGGCAGAGGGAACGCTTCGTAAGGATCTCTACTACCGTCTCTCAGCTTTCCCTGTCACCATTCCTGCGCTTCGAGAGCGTCTCGATGATGTGCCTGCGCTTGCAGAGAATTTCCTCAGTCGTCTTGAGGATGGTGATCGTCATATTCCTCTTTCACCCGAGGTCATCTCGCGTCTGCTCGAGTATGACTATCCCGGTAATGTTCGTGAGCTACGTAATATCATCGAGCGGGCAGCGATACTGGCCTACGGCGGTGTGCTAGACCCCGAACACCTGGTGTTTGAGTCGACAAGATCCGATAGCACAGAGCCTTCTGGTTATTCGATGGGTAGGAGGCGTCCTGCCAAGTTACTCAATCGCCGTAGTGGGCGCCTGACCGATGATGAGATCATGGAGACCCTCGAGCAGTGTAAGGGCCACCGTGCCTCAGCGGCGGCTGAGCTGGGTGTCAGTGAACGCACGCTCTACCGCTACATACAGCGAATGCGAGGGGATGAGGCCGAAGCCTAA
- a CDS encoding NAD(P)/FAD-dependent oxidoreductase, whose translation MAHVVIIGASTGGLPAAYEIKDLLGKKHDVTVINASDTFSFVPSNPWVAVGWRSRKDVTFPLEPYLRKKGINLIANTVTELKPDENTIVLDGGDEISYDYLVIATGPKLAFDEVDGIGPDGHTESICTINHAEEACKNWEKFVEKPGPIVVGAVQGASCFGPAYEFAFIMDADLRKRKLRDKVPMTFVTAEPYIGHLGLGGVGDSKGMLESELRQNHINFITNAKVTKVEEGKMFVAEHNSAGEVIKEHELPFDYSMMLPAFRGVDPVNAVGEDLVNPRGFVKVDDYQRNPKWNNIYSVGVCIAIPPVEVTPVATGTPKTGYMIESMVTATAHNIQHDIAGEAPAKHATWHAICLADLGDTGVAFVAMPQIPPRNVSWMKKGKWVHLAKVAFEKYFINKMKKGSSEPLFEKYILKALGIEKLK comes from the coding sequence ATGGCACATGTAGTGATTATTGGTGCGAGCACCGGCGGTCTTCCAGCTGCCTACGAGATCAAGGATCTGCTGGGTAAGAAACACGATGTAACTGTTATCAACGCTTCGGACACCTTCAGTTTTGTCCCATCCAATCCGTGGGTTGCTGTTGGCTGGCGTAGCCGCAAGGATGTCACCTTTCCCCTCGAGCCCTATCTACGTAAGAAGGGCATCAATCTAATCGCCAACACGGTTACCGAGCTCAAGCCAGATGAGAACACCATCGTGCTCGATGGCGGTGATGAGATCAGCTACGACTACCTGGTAATTGCGACCGGTCCCAAGCTCGCCTTCGATGAGGTCGATGGCATCGGTCCAGACGGACACACTGAATCGATCTGCACCATCAATCATGCTGAAGAGGCGTGTAAAAACTGGGAAAAGTTTGTTGAGAAACCGGGGCCTATCGTTGTAGGCGCGGTGCAGGGTGCCTCATGCTTCGGACCTGCCTACGAGTTCGCTTTCATCATGGATGCCGACCTGCGTAAACGTAAGTTGCGCGACAAGGTACCGATGACCTTTGTCACTGCAGAGCCCTATATTGGACACCTCGGCCTGGGTGGTGTCGGTGATTCGAAGGGTATGCTCGAGTCGGAGCTGCGCCAGAATCACATCAACTTCATCACCAACGCCAAGGTCACCAAGGTTGAAGAGGGCAAGATGTTTGTTGCCGAACACAATAGTGCCGGCGAGGTGATCAAGGAGCACGAACTGCCCTTTGACTACTCAATGATGCTTCCTGCCTTCAGGGGTGTCGATCCGGTGAACGCCGTAGGTGAAGATCTGGTCAATCCACGCGGATTTGTCAAAGTTGATGATTATCAAAGAAATCCCAAATGGAACAACATATATTCGGTCGGTGTTTGTATCGCAATACCTCCAGTAGAGGTGACACCAGTAGCGACCGGAACACCAAAAACCGGCTATATGATTGAGTCGATGGTCACTGCCACCGCACACAACATTCAGCACGATATTGCAGGTGAGGCTCCAGCCAAACATGCAACTTGGCACGCGATCTGCCTAGCAGATCTAGGTGATACCGGCGTGGCCTTTGTAGCGATGCCACAAATCCCACCACGAAATGTCTCGTGGATGAAGAAGGGTAAGTGGGTACACCTGGCCAAGGTCGCGTTTGAGAAGTACTTCATCAATAAGATGAAAAAGGGCTCCAGCGAACCACTGTTTGAGAAGTACATACTGAAGGCGCTGGGTATTGAAAAGCTGAAATAG
- a CDS encoding RND transporter, with protein MNWLDEFPLPMLVMISLMLGLAPFSPEPHLVEKLRMLTQGTLQKPMDIFDLFLHATPSVLLLIRLVRVEFKGGSSSH; from the coding sequence ATGAATTGGCTCGATGAATTTCCGCTACCGATGTTGGTGATGATCTCACTCATGCTCGGTCTCGCTCCCTTCTCTCCCGAACCCCATCTGGTGGAGAAACTACGCATGCTTACTCAGGGTACATTGCAAAAACCGATGGATATCTTCGATCTCTTCCTGCACGCCACTCCCTCGGTACTGCTGCTGATCAGGCTCGTTCGAGTCGAATTCAAAGGGGGTAGCTCATCCCACTAG
- the mfd gene encoding transcription-repair coupling factor — MSNKLTTPLLNTSLPTQNGTVLWGQLYGAGRALAIAEAAQHHQGPVVVVTGDMQSATALESELEFFTRGSDLPIMSFPDWETLPYDHFSPHQDIVSQRLITLYRLPQLQRGILILPVPTLMQRLAPRSYLEANTLMLKVGDRLDPEQMRLRLEAGGYNHTAQVMEHGEYTVRGSLFDLYPMGNSLPFRIDLFDDEIESIRTFDPETQRSVEQVSEIRLLPAREFPLTEDAIKRFRQAFRSRFEGDAKKSPIYNSVSEAQAPGGIEYYLPLFFEQTATLSDYLPDSTALFTLSDVEAGIEAFWNEVEERYEQLRHDQERPLLAPDALFLNAAQLDLISERFPHVSLQSFELEPSIKGGINFQTARPPSLTIRVRDAEPTQALDRFLTDFKGRILFVAESAGRREVLLEQLRAASHYPSSFESWHDFIAADTRLAITAAPIDEGLLIESPQLAIVTEAQLYGERLQQRRRRRAVSRDNEAIISNLTDLNVGAPVVHEEHGVGRFIGMQTLTVGDMESEFLTLEYSGDDKLYVPVASLHLISRYSGTSPESAPLHKLGSEQWSRAKRKAAERVRDVAAELLDVYARRAALQGKAIRVNSEEYAAFSASFPFEETPDQLQAIDQVLEDMCSVQPMDRVVCGDVGFGKTEVAMRAAFLAMNDNKQVVMLVPTTLLAQQHYQNFIDRFADWPFRIEVLSRFKTAKQQDEVLEKLADGKVDLVIGTHKLLQKGIAYNDLGLVIVDEEHRFGVRQKEQLKQLRTEVDILTLTATPIPRTLNMSLVGLRGFSIIATPPQQRLAVKTFVSDWNGPLIREACLRELKRGGQIYFLHNEVESIEKMAAKLGELVPEARIHVAHGQMRERELEQIMLDFYHRRCNLLLATTIIESGIDVPNANTIIINRADKLGLAQLHQLRGRVGRSHHRAYAYLMVPSKKTITPDAVKRLEAIESLEDLGAGFMLATHDLEIRGAGELLGDDQSGQIAEIGFSLYTELLERAVKALKAGKQPELDQPLDHGPEVDLHIPALIPDDYLHDVHTRLVLYKRIASAESGDALRELQVEMIDRFGLLPDPVKNLFRITGLKLLAQPLGIAKIDVGPSGGRVQFNEQPNIDPIKIITLVQSEPQRYKLDGQDKLRFFDEMEAPEHRLESTETLLNALQPEEIM, encoded by the coding sequence ATGAGTAATAAACTAACAACACCGCTTCTCAACACCTCTCTTCCCACGCAAAATGGAACCGTGCTGTGGGGGCAGCTCTATGGTGCTGGCCGAGCCCTGGCGATTGCCGAGGCGGCCCAACACCATCAAGGTCCTGTGGTGGTGGTGACCGGTGACATGCAGAGCGCAACCGCTCTGGAGAGTGAGCTGGAGTTCTTCACGCGCGGTAGCGATCTACCGATAATGAGTTTTCCCGACTGGGAGACACTGCCCTACGACCACTTCTCACCGCATCAGGATATCGTCTCACAGCGACTGATCACCCTCTATCGCCTGCCGCAACTACAACGCGGGATTCTGATTCTGCCGGTGCCGACACTGATGCAGCGGCTGGCGCCGCGCAGCTATCTTGAAGCGAACACCCTGATGCTGAAGGTCGGGGATCGGCTCGATCCGGAGCAGATGCGCCTGCGCCTTGAAGCGGGGGGGTATAACCACACGGCCCAGGTAATGGAGCATGGCGAGTACACCGTGCGCGGCTCGCTGTTTGATCTCTACCCGATGGGTAACTCGCTCCCCTTCCGAATCGATCTATTTGATGACGAAATCGAGTCGATTCGTACCTTTGATCCTGAGACACAGCGCTCGGTTGAGCAGGTGAGTGAGATTCGATTGCTACCTGCACGTGAGTTCCCCCTCACCGAGGATGCGATCAAACGCTTTCGTCAGGCCTTCCGATCGCGATTTGAGGGTGATGCGAAGAAGAGTCCTATTTATAACAGTGTCAGCGAGGCTCAGGCGCCCGGTGGCATCGAATATTATCTGCCACTCTTCTTTGAGCAGACCGCGACACTGAGTGACTACCTGCCCGATTCAACCGCCCTCTTCACCCTCAGCGATGTCGAAGCGGGTATTGAGGCTTTCTGGAATGAGGTTGAAGAGCGTTACGAGCAGCTTCGTCACGATCAGGAGCGTCCTCTACTCGCCCCGGATGCGCTCTTCCTTAATGCCGCACAGCTCGATTTGATAAGTGAGCGTTTCCCGCATGTGTCGCTGCAGAGCTTCGAACTGGAGCCGAGCATCAAGGGCGGGATTAACTTCCAGACGGCTCGTCCACCGTCGCTGACAATCAGGGTACGTGATGCGGAACCGACTCAGGCACTCGACCGTTTCCTGACTGATTTCAAAGGACGCATCCTGTTTGTTGCTGAGTCGGCAGGACGTCGTGAGGTGCTACTCGAGCAGCTGCGTGCGGCCAGCCACTACCCCAGCAGTTTTGAAAGCTGGCACGACTTCATCGCTGCCGACACCCGGCTTGCAATAACTGCGGCACCGATCGATGAGGGGCTACTGATTGAGTCTCCACAGCTGGCCATCGTCACCGAGGCTCAGCTCTATGGCGAGCGATTACAGCAGCGACGCCGCCGTCGTGCAGTTAGCCGTGATAATGAGGCAATCATCAGCAACCTCACCGACCTCAACGTCGGTGCACCGGTGGTGCATGAAGAGCACGGTGTGGGTCGTTTTATCGGTATGCAGACCCTCACCGTTGGCGATATGGAGAGCGAGTTTCTCACCCTCGAGTATTCCGGCGACGACAAGCTCTATGTGCCAGTCGCCTCACTGCACCTGATCAGTCGCTACTCCGGCACCTCACCCGAGAGCGCACCACTGCACAAACTCGGCAGTGAACAGTGGTCGCGCGCCAAGCGCAAGGCGGCCGAGCGGGTACGTGATGTCGCCGCCGAGCTGCTCGATGTCTATGCGCGCCGCGCTGCACTGCAGGGCAAGGCGATTCGAGTTAACTCCGAAGAGTATGCCGCCTTCTCTGCCTCCTTCCCCTTCGAGGAGACCCCCGATCAGCTGCAGGCGATCGATCAGGTACTGGAGGATATGTGCTCCGTGCAACCGATGGACCGGGTGGTCTGCGGCGATGTCGGCTTTGGTAAGACCGAGGTGGCGATGCGCGCCGCCTTCCTCGCCATGAATGACAACAAGCAGGTAGTGATGTTGGTACCGACCACTCTGCTCGCCCAGCAGCACTATCAGAACTTTATCGACCGCTTCGCCGACTGGCCGTTTCGTATCGAGGTGTTGTCACGTTTTAAGACGGCCAAGCAGCAGGATGAGGTGCTTGAGAAGCTGGCTGATGGGAAGGTCGATCTGGTGATCGGTACCCACAAGCTGCTGCAGAAGGGGATCGCCTATAACGATCTCGGTCTGGTAATCGTCGATGAGGAGCACCGTTTTGGTGTGCGGCAGAAAGAGCAGCTTAAGCAGCTGCGTACCGAGGTCGATATTCTCACCCTGACCGCCACACCCATTCCAAGAACCCTCAACATGTCGCTGGTCGGCCTGCGTGGTTTCTCGATTATCGCTACCCCGCCACAACAGCGGCTAGCAGTGAAAACCTTTGTCAGCGACTGGAACGGCCCGCTGATCCGCGAGGCGTGTCTGCGTGAACTCAAGCGTGGTGGACAGATCTACTTCCTGCACAACGAGGTGGAGAGCATCGAGAAGATGGCCGCCAAGCTGGGCGAGCTGGTGCCCGAGGCACGTATCCATGTAGCACATGGCCAGATGCGCGAGCGTGAACTGGAGCAGATCATGCTCGACTTCTACCATCGTCGCTGCAATCTCCTGCTCGCCACTACCATCATCGAGAGTGGCATCGACGTACCCAACGCCAACACTATTATCATCAACCGCGCCGACAAACTGGGGCTGGCTCAGCTGCATCAGCTGCGTGGCCGTGTCGGACGTTCACACCACCGCGCCTACGCCTACCTGATGGTGCCCTCGAAAAAGACGATTACACCCGATGCGGTAAAACGACTCGAGGCGATTGAATCACTCGAAGATCTCGGTGCCGGCTTCATGCTTGCTACCCACGATCTAGAAATCCGTGGTGCCGGTGAACTGCTGGGTGACGATCAGAGTGGACAGATCGCCGAAATCGGTTTCTCGCTCTATACCGAGCTGCTCGAACGCGCAGTGAAGGCACTCAAGGCGGGCAAACAGCCGGAACTCGACCAGCCACTTGATCACGGCCCTGAGGTCGATCTGCATATCCCAGCACTGATCCCCGACGACTATCTACACGATGTGCATACCCGCCTGGTGCTCTACAAGCGCATCGCCAGTGCAGAAAGCGGCGATGCTTTACGTGAGCTGCAGGTGGAGATGATCGATCGATTCGGTCTTCTACCCGATCCGGTCAAGAACCTGTTCAGAATTACCGGTCTGAAACTGCTGGCGCAACCACTCGGCATAGCCAAGATCGATGTAGGCCCCAGTGGTGGACGAGTTCAGTTCAATGAACAGCCCAATATCGATCCGATCAAGATCATCACCCTGGTGCAGTCAGAGCCACAGCGTTACAAACTCGATGGTCAGGATAAGCTGCGCTTCTTTGATGAGATGGAGGCCCCCGAACATCGACTGGAGAGTACCGAGACGCTGCTTAACGCGCTGCAACCCGAAGAGATTATGTGA
- a CDS encoding CsiV family protein: MSIFRSTVGALFAATLLSLLSLRCAFAEEEEPRWYQIEVILFEQTSAGRGVGEVFPINPGMPDITRALPMLEAETVEFGEGGQLPYQQVADDSLLLIKKRDSLGRSQGFRPLLHTAWTQPVLAASEAQPVRLISPTEDQNNRIVGTLRVTLSRYLHVESDLLYIVGGKEEGAVGEFGAKPLVMESAPIESDYSTLEANESDYAAEAIVLSGERFRMKQKRRLRSKELHYFDHPRFGMLIQITPVEAKEETEL, translated from the coding sequence ATGAGCATATTTAGATCAACTGTAGGCGCCCTGTTCGCCGCCACACTCCTCTCTCTACTGAGCCTGCGTTGTGCCTTCGCTGAAGAGGAGGAGCCGCGCTGGTATCAGATTGAGGTGATCCTGTTCGAACAGACCTCAGCCGGTAGAGGTGTTGGTGAGGTATTCCCTATCAATCCCGGTATGCCTGATATTACACGGGCGCTACCGATGCTTGAGGCGGAGACGGTCGAGTTTGGTGAAGGTGGGCAGCTCCCCTATCAACAGGTCGCTGACGATTCTCTGCTGTTGATCAAAAAGAGGGATAGTCTGGGGCGTTCGCAGGGCTTTCGTCCTCTGTTACACACCGCCTGGACTCAGCCCGTGCTCGCAGCTAGCGAGGCGCAGCCCGTACGCTTAATCTCTCCCACGGAAGATCAAAACAACCGAATCGTTGGGACGTTACGTGTCACCCTCTCTCGCTACCTGCATGTCGAGAGTGATCTGCTCTATATCGTTGGTGGCAAGGAAGAGGGCGCGGTCGGTGAGTTTGGTGCAAAGCCGTTGGTGATGGAGAGTGCACCGATTGAAAGTGACTACTCGACGCTCGAGGCGAATGAATCGGACTACGCAGCTGAGGCGATTGTGCTCAGTGGTGAACGATTCCGCATGAAACAGAAGCGGCGTCTACGTAGTAAGGAGCTGCACTACTTCGACCACCCCCGTTTTGGAATGCTGATTCAGATCACTCCTGTAGAGGCTAAGGAAGAGACTGAGCTCTAG